A window of Bacillus sp. DX3.1 genomic DNA:
GGTGGTGCTCTCATAGCATACGCCGCAATTGGAATTATGGTTTACTTTTTAATGACAAGCTTAGCTGAATTAGCTGCTTACATGCCTGTTGCAGGCTCATTTAGCACATATGCAACAAAATTTGTCGATCCATCACTTGGATTTGCACTTGGATGGAACTATTGGTACAACTGGGCCATTACAATTGCCGCTGAACTTGCAGCTGTAACATTAATTATGAAGTTTTGGTTTCCAAATACTCCTTCTTTACTTTGGAGTGGCATTTGTTTAGTCATTATGTTTCTTTTAAATTATTTATCTGTAAAAGGCTTTGGAGAAGCAGAATACTGGTTTGCACTCATTAAAGTGGCAACTGTTATTATCTTTTTAATTGTTGGATTTATGATGATCTTTGGCATTATGGGCGGTGAACCTGTCGGTTTTGAAAACTTCACAATTGCTGATGCACCATTTAACGGTGGTTTCATGGCAATCGTAGGTGTATTTATGGCAGCTGGATTTTCATTCCAAGGAACTGAATTATTAGGTGTCGCAGCCGGTGAAACAGAAGATCCAGAACGTAGTATTCCAAAAGCAATTCGCTCGATCTTTTGGCGTATTCTTTTATTCTATATCTTCGCAATTCTTGTAATCGGTCTATTAATCCCATATACAAATGAAAGTCTTGCAGCAAGTGATGTAACGGTAAGTCCATTCACACTTGTATTTGAAAAAGCAGGTGTTGCATTTGCCGCATCGGTTATGAACGCTGTTATTTTAACTGCTGTTCTCTCTGCTGGTAACTCTGGCATGTATGCTTCCGCTCGTATGCTTTGGAATTTAGCTCGTGAAGGTAAAGCACCGAAATTTTTAGGAAAATTAAACAGCCGCGGTGTACCTGTTAACGCATTAATTGCGACGGCTTTAGTTGGTTGCGTTGCTTTCTTAGCTTCTTTATTCGGTGACGGTGTTGTATATATTTGGCTACTAAACGCTTCTGGAATGTCAGGCTTTATCGCATGGATCGGAATTGCAATCAGTCATTATCGTTTCCGAAAAGCATATATCGCACAAGGGAAAGATTTAAAAGATTTACCTTACAAAGCTAAATGGTTCCCATTTGGTCCTATCTTCGCCTTTGTACTTTGCTCCATTGTTATCCTAGGACAAAACTACGGAGCGTTTACAGGAGAATCCATTGATTGGAACGGTGTACTTGTTTCTTATATTGGTTTACCACTCTTCCTAGTCGTTTGGTTAGGTTACAAATTTAAAAATAAAACAAAAGTGATTCCGCTTGATAAATGTGAACTAAAAGAATAAAATCCTATCAATTTTTCATTATAAACTCATAAAGAATAAAGGTAAGGGACCCTATTAGCTATGTTTAATAGAGTCCCTTACCTTTTTATTTCTTGTATCTATTAGCTAACCATTTTGAGTTATGTATTCCCATTAGCTCGATAATGATGAAGTCTCCTCCATTTAAAGAAAAAGTCCAAAACTTAGACACGGAATTTCAAGAGTTTGAAGGAATTTATTCTTTCTACATAACAAAAGATATATTTTTGAATATGTAAAAAAACTAGTATGAAACTAGCTTCTTTTGTCATTCACTATGTACCAGGCTAAGTTTTTATGAAGCATTTACATCTAGAACAACTGCCATTTCTTTCCCAAACCGGTCCCCTTTGTCTACAAACCCTAAACTTGCGTACAAAGCATGTGCTCCCTGATTTTCTGGATGATAGCCCACAACAATTCTCTTGCAATTCGGTAATTTAGACATGTTTTCAATTATCAACTGCGTTGCAATTTTTCCTATTCCTTGCTTTTGGTAATCTTTATCAACCATTATTCTATAAATCCAGTAACCATCTAATTCTTCTTCAAGTGTATTAAACATTAAAAACCCAACTGCTTTTCCTCCCAAATGTATAGCAAAAGGCTTCAATGATGGCTCAAATTTAGACTGTGCAATTGATACTGCATTAGATCCTATGTGCTTGATCTATTCTTCAGAAACCTGTAAGTTACAACACTCATACCAGTTTTCTGCATTTAGTTCTACAAGTTCAATTTTGATGTTAGTCATGGACTTCCCCTTCTTTTCTGCTTTATTGGATATTACGCTCTCCATCTTTTTTCGTCTTTTTTCTTTCTTTTCCTGCATAGTTTCTCACTTCTAAACAAAAAATAACGTTGGAGGTATACAAAATGCAACAAAAAATTAAACAGGATCGCTTCAAATCAAGTCTTGGTTCTTCACAAGTCGAAAGTCAAGGAACTACTACACAAGAAGCAGGTTCCATTAAAGTACCTTCATCAAATAAGAAACAAAAACGCAGTTAATCATATTTTTTTAACGCAATTTATACAAATGGTCCATGTATTAGAATTATGTTTGATATATGGACCATTTGTATGAGTGTTATTAGAAAAAGAGCTCCTTTTATTTAAAAGGAGCTCTTTTCACGTTGTTGAAAAAGATTATGTTAAGAAAATGCCGAATTTTTTGGCATTTTCTTGATTTCTATTTGTTTTATAGAATGGTTTCTTCTATAATTTGATGTGTTAGGTGTAAACCAACTTGCTTAAGCGAGCGTAGTTTGGTCCACTTTTTTAAGTTTTGTATGATGGCGGTCATCAAAACTTGTACTTTAACCTTTTGAACTCCACGGTATCGTGCATAGCGCAAACCGTGGAGTTCTTTACTATGTGCGAAACTCAGTTCAACCGTAGACGGACGAACGGAACGGAGAATTTTTCCTCTTATTGATAAGCGCTGTTCTCTTAACTGATCGTAAATTTCTTGATGGATAGAAATTCGCAACACACGATCTTGGTTTTCTTTTTCGCAAATGGACAGGATTGACAACTTCCTTTAGGTGGTCTGAATTCACGATAACCTTGACGATTCGTTGTTTTATAATAAAACGGTACACCGCAAGGACAGGCGTAGAGATCCTCGTTTACTTGTTTAAATTGATAACGACGGCACTTTGGATGATCCTTCGTTGTAAATCGACGATAAGACATGTAGACGAAGAAGCCACGTTGAAACAACCTTCGCGCGAGGGAAGCGTTGTAGTAGCCTGAATCAAGGGCGATTTCTTTCGCATACTTCCCCAATAATTGATTTAACCGTTCAACTTGTCCGATCAATTTACGATGCCCAGGCACATTCGCGGCGGTGACATCTGTGGCGATGATAAAGTTATGAAGCGAATCCACGATACGGTGCTCAAAATAGGCAAAGCGTCCGCGTTGATCGTGTTTGACGGACAAGCGAGCGTCAGAATCTACAGGGCTAATGTTTGTCTGTTTTTCTTCTATTTTTGAGCCTTTCGCTTGTAAAGGTTTCTTCCCATGACGCACACGGTGATCGTTAATCATCACTAAATCCTCATCTTTTTCTTCTATTACTTTTTCTTCCGCCAAGATTTCGCGTACACGCTTATTCGCATTCGCTTTTAATTCTGTTTCATCCGCCACCCATGTTTCGTTTGCGATAAACCCTTCTTGTTGAATCACACGAAGGCAATGCTGAAAAAGCTCCTCCCAAAACGTCGCATTTCGTAGACGTTGCGAGAGAAACTTAGAGATTGTTGAGTGATCTGGAATCTTCTCATTCGAGGAAATCCCTAAAAACCAACGATACGTCGCATTCTGTTTTACTTGATTACATGTAAAACGAACCGAGCGAAAGCCTTCCAAATACTGAATTAATAAGATTTTCACTAACATAATCGGATCTTTCGTTGGTCGACCGATACGATGTGGATAGAACACTTCCAATCGCCTTGTCACAAAATCCCAATCCATCACTTGATCCATCTTTACTAAATGATGCGAAGCATCATACATCATTTCATAGTACTTTCGATTTTCTTCAATTTCTTTCATGGAATATGTAACGTACATAAAAAATCTCCTCGCTTCATTTCATTCACGAGGAGATTTTATCGAAATTTTCAGGTTTTGTCTATTGACTAGATTGTTTTTCAACAGTATGAAAAGAGCTCCTTTTATTTAAAAGGAGCTCTTTTTCTATATTTGTTCAGGGTATAACCAATTTGGTAATAGCACACATGATGAAGCATGTTAGGAACTTCAAGATAAATTATACTAGATTTCCATACATATTTTCATGCAATTTTGCATGAGGACATAAAGAAATATGGTATATACAATGGTTGACTGAGTAGAGATGTATAAAAAGATGTATAGAAGATAGAAAGAGCCCTGGAGATCAGGACTCTTCGTGTATTTTTGCTGATAGATTAGTATGTTTTAAAAATCTTTTTCCAGTTAATCTAAAAAGAATATAGTTCATACTCAAATATGTCATGCCAAACAGTATATTGAACTACCCCCACCTACCTCTACACGAGCTTGAGGTGGGGGATTCTACTGTTTCTGCCTAACAAAAACACTTCCTCTCGTTCAACAAAGAGGATACAACGATATAGAAATTCGGTAGTGTCCTTAGGCAAGACGACCTCTTTCTGTCTTCCGAGGAGAACAGAAAAGGTACAGCTACTTTTTCTTATATCGAGGCGAAGAACACCCTGTCATTCATCCAGTTCCTAGACCTGTTATCTGCTCTGGTGACAAGTGTAAGAGACTGGGACAAGGCGTCTTTTTCATTATGCAAACAGTTTTGCTAGTTTTTTCTTTTCACTTTCAAATAAGTCTAATCGTTCGATTTGTAATGCCTCTTTCGGCTGATTCACATGATATAACTGATAGAAATGATGCGTACGAATATCAAATCGATTGTTTAATTGATGCCAATGGGTCCAGTGGTGCGCTTCTTTCTTTAGAATATAAGGTTGAAGCACTTGAGGCACTTTTTCTTTATACCCTAATCCACGACGCCCAATCGTAAAGGCCGCAGATTGATGAATAGAGATGCCAAGTTTCCGCATATATTTCATCTTCCCTGAGATAGAAGTATATGCTGGATTGACTTGAAAGACAGCCACGCCCATTTTATCCGCACGACCCAGAATTGCGTCTGTCATCTTCTTATAAGCGAACATACTCTTCATTCGATTCGCTCGCTTACTTCCGTACCGATCCCCTGCCCTAGATTGCGTGGTATCTAACTTTTCTATTACAATCGGCTTGTTATACCGCTCTGCTAAGTCAACTAATCGAATGACTTCCGCTTCAATTATCTTTGTGATTTGTCCGGTAGATTTACCTATCATGGAAAAACGGAGGGAACCACTTCCTTTGTAATTCCCATCCTTCGTTACATGCGCCCAAGCAAAATGTTTTAGATTACAATCTACACCAATCACTCCATCCGCTTTACTGTAATTCGTGTGAGGTTTTTCCGGTACATCGACTAAGCATTTCACAATATAATACTCACCATAGTCTTCAACAGACCACGCAATCGGTTTGCCGTGTTTTTCTTATTCTTACACTGTAATTGGTTTGTGATTACTTCCTCAATGATTTCTTGTCCATACGGGAATGTGACAGCTGGAAACATAACCGGTTTTCCTGTACTTGTCGTCATCCATAATTCCTGCTTCTCAATAACATACTGAAACACAAAATTTCCGTGTTTGGCATCTTTACGGCCAGATAAAATGAGTTGTTTATTTCGGGCGCGGAAAAATAATGTTTTCCATTTGTCATGGTTATGTATAAACTCATCGATTGTAAATTGAGACCGAAACAGTTTTTTACTCCCAAACACCGCGCTAGGAATATGCGTTTGGTACGATTCAAGCTTCTGCTTTAAACGGTATTGTCGATGAGTCAAACGACCGATTTTTGCTTGAATCCTTTTGATTTGAACATCTAAGTACTGGTGCTCAAACAGATATTCATTCAGCCAAATGAATGTGTCCTCTTTACGAGACAAGGAGATAATATTATTGTTCTTCGAAAAGCGGGAGTTTTTGGGAAACGTAATCTTTCCTTTCACACAACTTTGTTTGATTTTACGAAGCTTTGTCAGTTTTGTACGTTCTTGCTTCAACTTCTTTTTGATTTTCTTGAGCTTCTCTTGTGTTTGTTTCTCATATATCTTCCGTAACTCCATTAAACCTGTAAACAATGCCTTTGCTTCTTGTACCGCACTGTTTGCATAGTAATCATTCAATTGATATTTCCGCTTGAGAACAAGATGAAGACTATCTGTATGCATCTTACGGCTCCAACGTTTTTCCCGAACAATCGTTTGAAATGCAAAACGTTTCGCCCGATTAAATGTTTCCATTGTCTTTGTCAATGTATCTACCATTTCATACGGTACATCCCTTTTATAGATCCGTTTCGAAAAATACGCTTTCTTCACCTGTTCTCACCTCATTTTGTTTGATAAGACAATTATACAACAAGACGGAACGTATGTTCTACAAAAAGATGGTTTTCCTTAAAAAAAGAAAAAAACCGATTCATCCCCCACCTTTACTTCGTTTAGAGGAGGGGGTCTTCTCGGTTGAAATGATAAAATGTTCGTGTTGGTGGTACTTCAAAAGCTTAGCGTGATGGCGATGTAGCGGTACTTCTATGAAAGTTAATATACAAACAACATCAATACGCTTGTAACGATTCCGACCCAAATACAGAGAATGAAGCAATAGCCCATGATGTCTTTAATCTTTAGTCCTAGCACCCCTAACAGAGGCAATGCCCAAAACGGCTGAATCAGATTTGTCCATGCGTCCCCCCAGCCTACCGCCATGGCGATAGTGGCCGGATCTACGCCTAGCTTCATACCTGCCGGGACTTGCAGCGGTCCTTGTAAAGCCCATTGTCCCCCACCAGATGGTGCCAATAAATTCACCAATCCCGCTGACCAATATGTAAATATATCAAATGTATCCTTTGATGCGATGGATGTCATCCATTCAATGATAGAGCTTCCTAATCCTGAACTTCCCAAAACGGCGATAATTCCTGCGTAAAACGGAAACTGCAAAATAATCGGAGAAATGGATTGTGCAGATTCTTTGAATCCTTGTGCAAAGTTGCCGAGAGAACCATGCAGCAGCAAACCGAGTGACAAGAAGAATAAATTAATGATATTTAAATCCAAGCTGTGATTGTTCATGAATTCATATACACAATACAACGTACCGATTGCACCTAATAATATTCCCAGAACCGGCGTCCATTCCAATTTTTCCGCGGCGCTTAAATCTTTTTGAGGAGGTTTTACAAAAGAAGTTGTATCTGTTTCAGCAGCTTTATAGCCGATAATCCCGCTTTTTGGAGCCATAAGTACGATAATAATCGGCATCGTGATGAACAGAGTGAAAAAAATAATTAAAGTAGAGAAACTAAAGATTGTTTGCGAGGTAGGGATAATCCCAATCATCTCTGCAAGAAAATGACCCTTTGTAGCAATTGTCAAGCCAATAGAGCTGGAAAGCCCGGCACTGTATAAGGCTGTCGGAGCATAGGCAGCTGCTACAAGCAAAGGAAAATGTGCATCCGGATTCTTTTTCGCCACTTCCTTCGCCAGGATTGCCCCTACAACCACCGCCAATCCCCAATTGATGTAGTACGCGATTGCACTGATCAAAAATGTCATCGCATAAGCCTTTTGAGGTGTATCGGCTAATTTGGCGATGGACTGCAAACCTCTATTGATGAATGGGACGGAAGCTAACGTCATCCCTGTAACCATCAGCAATACCATTTGCATCGTAAAAGTCAAATAAGTCCAAAACCCATCCCCCCAAGATTTTACGATTGCGTATGGCTCAGATGGATTCATAAAAAAGGCCGCGATGAAAGTAAATAGAGTGAGCAGCACAGCAATAACGAATGCATCCGGGACATACTTCTGCGACCATCTCGAAAATACATTTGCACATCTTGTAAGCAATGATTCTCTCTTTCCTGGATCTGCACCTGTGTTTTTCTCCAATTGGGAATGATTCATCAACATTCTCCTTTCCAAATTGTAATAAGATTAATATAAATACCATTCCACAAAAGAAAATAAATTCCTTTTGTAATCCAGGTTTATCGCCATCAATCTAACAAAATTAAGTGCCCTAAAACAAAAAATGCACTATTTTTTGTAGATTTATAGAAAAGGATAGCTTTTTTTCGTTTTTGGAGTATGATTTTGTCTTACCTTGATAGATCTGGGTACGGCAACGATTCACATATTAACCTCACCTAACTTCTTTTCTTTGCTTCTTGCAGAACTTTTGGACGGGGGATTACTGCCCGCAAATAGCGAAATAAAGTATTACGTCTTCCTTCGTTCTAGCTTTTAGAATTATCACCTAATCCTTTTAGTATCGTTAATTCAAGTTGATTGACTTTCTTATTGTTCACTTTTTTGCCATAATAGAACGTAAGTATAGAAAAGGTAGGGATTCGATGAATATTCGCGTAACTGATGAAGCAAAAACAGTATTACATAAAATAGACTCTGATAATAAAAGCATCATACGAATTAGAGGCACAATGACGAATTCTTGTAGTATATTTGTTGATGTTGATTTAATCGTTGACGAATACAATGCTCATGATGTTGTATTTGATGACGAACGACTCATTATACAAATGGATGAGTTTACAAAAGACTATATTGGGGATACACTAAAACTCGACTATAAAACGACAGGATTTAGTATTATGACTCCTAGTGAAACACTTGTCTATGGATTATCGATTAAAAAATAAAAAATGCCCTTGTTTCTTCATAGAAACGAGGGCATTTTTTTACAAATAATTTTGCATATCACAACTATTAGCTAAATATATCGATTATCATTTGAATTCATTTTAATTTTTAAAAGGTATTATACATCCTAATCATGAATGTAAGTTATAGGCTACAAAAAACACGGCCATCAGGAGTGATTAACTGTGAAGATACTAGAACACGAAACATAAAAACTTTACCTATCAATAAGAGGTCCTCCATTAAAATTGTTTTACTTTATCCCTATTACAACAACTTTAATGGAGGGTTTACCTATGAAGAAAGATAAACTATTTTTAACGTTATTAGAAAGTGCAAATGAAAGCTTTACTGGCTGGGATTTTTCCTTTATTACAGAAACTGGTCGAATGAAAAGTCAATTGCTATCATGGTCTTATGGTAGTATGGCAATCCACCTCATACAAAAGGCTAGTTCCATGCTTGATATGGGAACAGGTGGTGGAGAATTCTTATCTATGTTAAGACCGTTCCCTCAATCAGTCTATGCTACTGAAGGATACCTACCTAATGTGCCAACCGCTAAAAAGAAACTTGAACCTTTAGGTGTACAGGTTGTAGAATTTGCAAACGATCACAACCTTCCTTTTAGCAACGGACAATTTGATTTAATCTTGAACCAACACGAATCATACTCACCAGAAGAAGTAAGAAGAATACTTTCTGATAAAGGCATTTTCCTTACACAGCAAGTAGGTGGATTAGACTGCTCTGAAATCAATGAAAATTTAGGCGTTCTACTAAACCCTGAATTTAGTAATTGGAATTTAGAAGCAGCGCTAAAAGATATACAAAACAATGGTTTTGAGGTTTTACATTACAAAGAAGAATTTCCAGTTCAAAGATTTTATGATATAGGTGCTTTAGTATATTATTTAAAAGCTATTCCTTGGCAAGTACTCGATTTTGATACCGAAACATATGTAAATGAACTATACAACATTCATCAAATCATGCTACAAAAAGGCTATTTTGATGTGAAACAACATCGATTTTTTATTAAGGCAAAAGCAATATAATTTTTAAAAGTGTCCTAAAAAGAAATATAGCAAACCTTTTAGGACACTGCAGTACCTTCTATGAAAATGTCAAATGACTTATAAAGTGAAACTTTAATCAGTGGGGGAATTCTTCATCCCCCACCTAACTCCTTAACTTCCTGCCGAATTTTGAGGTGGGAGTATTACTGCCCGCGAATAGTGGAATAAAAAAACCGAGATAATTTGCTTTTATCTCGGTTCTCTATTTCACCTTTTAAAAATCGGTCACAAACTCGCTAATTTTCTGCTGAAATACATAATCAAAATTATATTCTTGCCCTGTTAGTTCTTGATTCACAAGAATTGTTGTCGCCCCTATTTCTCTCTTTGCAATTTGCGGAAACGAAGCAACTGGCTGTACTTTTAACGAGGTTCCCATCACGAGTAATACATCTGTTTCATATAATCGTTCAATCGCTTTTTGAAATTGTGGCAATGTATCTCCATATAGAACAACATCAGGATTTAAAATAAAATTACATGTTTCACAACGTGGCAACTCATGATCAATCATGTATTGTAAATCGTATTTTGCACGACACTTCGGACAATGAGCCGTTTGAAGCGTACCATGTAAATCAATCACATGTTTGCTGCCACCTAATTGGTGAAGCCCATCAATATTTTGGGTTAACACCGCAATATCTTTTCCTTGTTCTTCTAATTGTGCTAGAAACCGATGACCACGATTTGGTTTGTATTGATGAAATGTATTGATTTGAAATATTGCTTTATAATGCTTCCAAAATTCTTTCGGTTTTCGGTTATAATAGCCTCTTGATAAATACATTTCTACATTCGCATCTGCATATAATCCATTTGCTGAGCGAAAATCTGGAATCCCGCTTTCTGTACTAGCACCAGCACCAGTTAACACTGTAATTTTATTTGCCTTTTCAATAACGGAACGAACTTCCTCATATTGCTGCACAACTCTCACCTCTATGTATATTTCTTCCTTTATTATAACAGGCAGGTTGTATTTTTGCTTAATGCGTTGCTCCGCCGCTCTCTACAATGTCTATTTCCACTTCTAATACGGTTTGCACTAATAATTCAATTCCTTTTGTAATGGTAGAAAGTGACATACTCGGCTGACCCGGATGGTCACTCGCTTGTTCTGGTAAAAACGGGATATGTACAAAACCACCACGCGCTCTATGTTGTTGCTTTTCCAGCAGATGCATTAACCCATAGAATAGATGATTACAAACAAATGTACCCGCTGTTTGTGAAACAGATGCTGGAATTCCTTCTTCCCGAAGTTTTTTTACGATAGCCTTCATGGGAAGTGTAGACCAATAAGCGACTGGTCCTTCTTGTACAACAGGCATATCAATTGGTTGATTCCCTTCATTATCAGCGATTCTTGCATCGTCTACATTAATCGCAACTCGCTCCACTGTAATATCAGGACGTCCACCTGCTTGACCGATACAAATAACAAATTCTGGATCTACTTCCTCTATATATGTTTCTAATACGTGTAATGAGTGCTGAAAAACGGTCGGAACTTGTTTACTTACAATCTGATATTCCCCAATTACCTGTTGGTGGAGTAATTGTGCAACTTCCCAAGCAGGATTAATATCCTCTCCTCCAAATGGTTCAAACCCAGTCAGTAATATGGTTTTCATTTCTCTCACTCCTTATTAGAATCGATACACTAATCCATACATAATAAACATATTGATAATAAAGATTGTAATTGCAACTGGTACTTGTGCTTTAATAACAGCGTTTTTATCCTTTAATTCTAGTAACATTGCTGGCACAATATTAAAGTTTGCAGCCATCGGTGTTATCAACGTACCACAGTAACCAGCAAACATACCAAGTGCTGCCATAATCGCCGGATTACCACCATGCATTTGTACAATGAGCGGCAATCCAATTCCTCCGGTAATAACAGCAAAGGCTGCAAAAGCATTGCCCATTACAACCGTGAAAAGCATCATCCCTAAGCAATATGCCATCACAGCAACAAATGGATATTCTGTTGGCAGCACTTGACCGACTAAATCAGAAACAACTTGACCTACACCAGACTTTGCAAATATACCACCAAGTGCAGCAAGCATTTGTGGTAAAATAACCGCCCAGCCAACAGCCTGCAATAATCGACTGCCTTCTTGTACTGGTGCTGTTATTTTTGCCTTTGTTATCCCCATTGCTGCTACGAAAGCAAGCAATGCTCCAAGCGCTAAAGCAATTAATGTAACTTTTTCAGGATCAACAAGAAATACATTTCCAAACTGTAACTTCCCTAATGTCAACGTACCAATAATCGTGAAAATAGGAATTAAAATGGCAGGTATGAAAATTTTATTTTTCAGTTTTTCTGCATGTTTCACACGCTCTTGAGTAGGTGCTTCTTGTTCATTTGATTTCGTTACCTTATTTAATGATGCTAAAACAACCATCGCTAATACAATACAACCGATATAAAACGATGGAATGATATTTCCAAATAAAAATGTAATGGAGAATAATGCCCAAAACAAACTAGAGCCGAAGCGATTTGGATGTTGGCGATCTAAAGCAACACGAATAGAAACAAAAGCAACAATAATACCCAGTAAATAATAAATTGTATCAAGTGTAATGAGATTCACCTTACATCGCCCCCTTATTTTGTTTCGGTTCTTTTGCCATAACAGTTGCAATATGTTTATCTATTTGCCTAAACCGAATCCAGCTCACAACAAAAGCTGAAATTGCAGTCGGAATGCCCCAAAGCGCCATATCCCACACATCAACATGCATCCCAACAGAATCAAAGAATCCTTTCATTAATAGGATGGCTCCTGTTGCAATAAAAATATCTTCTCCGAAAAACCATGCTGTATTTTCTGCAGCTGCTGCATTCGCTTTAATTTTCTCTTTCAATTTTTCAGGAAGCTCTCCGTAACGACCATGAGCTGCGCCTTCTGCCATTGGTGCGACAAGTGGCCTTACAGTCTGAGCATGTCCACCTATATTCAACCCAACTGCTGCGGACGCTTCACGAATTGTAAAGTATGACATTAACACGCGACCAGTCGTCGCTCCTTTTGATTTTGTAATCAACGCTTCTGCACGTTCCTTCAACCCGTAACGCTCTAAAATCCCAATAACCGGAAGCGTTAATAAAATTGGCATGGACATATAGCGATTTTCTATAAAAAACTTTCC
This region includes:
- a CDS encoding amino acid permease, whose amino-acid sequence is MNSATKQSTSTNQSAKGQGELRRGLKSRHLTMISLGGTIGTGLFLASGGVIHTAGPGGALIAYAAIGIMVYFLMTSLAELAAYMPVAGSFSTYATKFVDPSLGFALGWNYWYNWAITIAAELAAVTLIMKFWFPNTPSLLWSGICLVIMFLLNYLSVKGFGEAEYWFALIKVATVIIFLIVGFMMIFGIMGGEPVGFENFTIADAPFNGGFMAIVGVFMAAGFSFQGTELLGVAAGETEDPERSIPKAIRSIFWRILLFYIFAILVIGLLIPYTNESLAASDVTVSPFTLVFEKAGVAFAASVMNAVILTAVLSAGNSGMYASARMLWNLAREGKAPKFLGKLNSRGVPVNALIATALVGCVAFLASLFGDGVVYIWLLNASGMSGFIAWIGIAISHYRFRKAYIAQGKDLKDLPYKAKWFPFGPIFAFVLCSIVILGQNYGAFTGESIDWNGVLVSYIGLPLFLVVWLGYKFKNKTKVIPLDKCELKE
- a CDS encoding YuzL family protein, giving the protein MQQKIKQDRFKSSLGSSQVESQGTTTQEAGSIKVPSSNKKQKRS
- a CDS encoding transposase, whose translation is MRISIHQEIYDQLREQRLSIRGKILRSVRPSTVELSFAHSKELHGLRYARYRGVQKVKVQVLMTAIIQNLKKWTKLRSLKQVGLHLTHQIIEETIL
- a CDS encoding transposase; translation: MYVTYSMKEIEENRKYYEMMYDASHHLVKMDQVMDWDFVTRRLEVFYPHRIGRPTKDPIMLVKILLIQYLEGFRSVRFTCNQVKQNATYRWFLGISSNEKIPDHSTISKFLSQRLRNATFWEELFQHCLRVIQQEGFIANETWVADETELKANANKRVREILAEEKVIEEKDEDLVMINDHRVRHGKKPLQAKGSKIEEKQTNISPVDSDARLSVKHDQRGRFAYFEHRIVDSLHNFIIATDVTAANVPGHRKLIGQVERLNQLLGKYAKEIALDSGYYNASLARRLFQRGFFVYMSYRRFTTKDHPKCRRYQFKQVNEDLYACPCGVPFYYKTTNRQGYREFRPPKGSCQSCPFAKKKTKIVCCEFLSIKKFTIS
- a CDS encoding TIGR00366 family protein — its product is MNHSQLEKNTGADPGKRESLLTRCANVFSRWSQKYVPDAFVIAVLLTLFTFIAAFFMNPSEPYAIVKSWGDGFWTYLTFTMQMVLLMVTGMTLASVPFINRGLQSIAKLADTPQKAYAMTFLISAIAYYINWGLAVVVGAILAKEVAKKNPDAHFPLLVAAAYAPTALYSAGLSSSIGLTIATKGHFLAEMIGIIPTSQTIFSFSTLIIFFTLFITMPIIIVLMAPKSGIIGYKAAETDTTSFVKPPQKDLSAAEKLEWTPVLGILLGAIGTLYCVYEFMNNHSLDLNIINLFFLSLGLLLHGSLGNFAQGFKESAQSISPIILQFPFYAGIIAVLGSSGLGSSIIEWMTSIASKDTFDIFTYWSAGLVNLLAPSGGGQWALQGPLQVPAGMKLGVDPATIAMAVGWGDAWTNLIQPFWALPLLGVLGLKIKDIMGYCFILCIWVGIVTSVLMLFVY
- a CDS encoding iron-sulfur cluster biosynthesis family protein, with the protein product MNIRVTDEAKTVLHKIDSDNKSIIRIRGTMTNSCSIFVDVDLIVDEYNAHDVVFDDERLIIQMDEFTKDYIGDTLKLDYKTTGFSIMTPSETLVYGLSIKK
- a CDS encoding methyltransferase domain-containing protein, producing the protein MKKDKLFLTLLESANESFTGWDFSFITETGRMKSQLLSWSYGSMAIHLIQKASSMLDMGTGGGEFLSMLRPFPQSVYATEGYLPNVPTAKKKLEPLGVQVVEFANDHNLPFSNGQFDLILNQHESYSPEEVRRILSDKGIFLTQQVGGLDCSEINENLGVLLNPEFSNWNLEAALKDIQNNGFEVLHYKEEFPVQRFYDIGALVYYLKAIPWQVLDFDTETYVNELYNIHQIMLQKGYFDVKQHRFFIKAKAI
- a CDS encoding NAD-dependent protein deacylase, with translation MRVVQQYEEVRSVIEKANKITVLTGAGASTESGIPDFRSANGLYADANVEMYLSRGYYNRKPKEFWKHYKAIFQINTFHQYKPNRGHRFLAQLEEQGKDIAVLTQNIDGLHQLGGSKHVIDLHGTLQTAHCPKCRAKYDLQYMIDHELPRCETCNFILNPDVVLYGDTLPQFQKAIERLYETDVLLVMGTSLKVQPVASFPQIAKREIGATTILVNQELTGQEYNFDYVFQQKISEFVTDF
- the pcp gene encoding pyroglutamyl-peptidase I, with product MKTILLTGFEPFGGEDINPAWEVAQLLHQQVIGEYQIVSKQVPTVFQHSLHVLETYIEEVDPEFVICIGQAGGRPDITVERVAINVDDARIADNEGNQPIDMPVVQEGPVAYWSTLPMKAIVKKLREEGIPASVSQTAGTFVCNHLFYGLMHLLEKQQHRARGGFVHIPFLPEQASDHPGQPSMSLSTITKGIELLVQTVLEVEIDIVESGGATH
- a CDS encoding DUF979 domain-containing protein — its product is MNLITLDTIYYLLGIIVAFVSIRVALDRQHPNRFGSSLFWALFSITFLFGNIIPSFYIGCIVLAMVVLASLNKVTKSNEQEAPTQERVKHAEKLKNKIFIPAILIPIFTIIGTLTLGKLQFGNVFLVDPEKVTLIALALGALLAFVAAMGITKAKITAPVQEGSRLLQAVGWAVILPQMLAALGGIFAKSGVGQVVSDLVGQVLPTEYPFVAVMAYCLGMMLFTVVMGNAFAAFAVITGGIGLPLIVQMHGGNPAIMAALGMFAGYCGTLITPMAANFNIVPAMLLELKDKNAVIKAQVPVAITIFIINMFIMYGLVYRF